A genome region from Dolichospermum compactum NIES-806 includes the following:
- a CDS encoding UPF0175 family protein: MTKVEFTIPIHSVTDTIRKEAENKAKEAYVMTLLKHGEISSGKASQLLRISRLDMIELMSKYDISLFDDSMSLEEFQSEINQARMGLKANNL, encoded by the coding sequence ATGACTAAAGTAGAGTTTACCATTCCCATCCATAGCGTCACAGACACTATCAGAAAAGAAGCAGAAAATAAAGCTAAAGAAGCTTATGTAATGACACTACTAAAACACGGAGAAATTAGTAGTGGTAAAGCTAGTCAATTATTAAGAATTTCTCGATTAGATATGATTGAGTTAATGTCTAAATATGATATATCTCTTTTTGACGATAGTATGAGTTTAGAGGAATTTCAGTCAGAAATCAATCAAGCGAGAATGGGGTTAAAAGCAAATAATTTATGA
- a CDS encoding antitoxin family protein: protein MEFSLMPPTLKAVYRNGTFILETVCNLPEGSEVELLIQSSSIVSPPISDVESKQRFLKSLISRMQQNPIPLNAPHFTLEMLHEGC, encoded by the coding sequence TATGGAGTTTTCTCTTATGCCCCCTACCCTAAAAGCGGTCTATCGTAACGGCACATTCATTTTGGAAACAGTCTGTAATTTGCCTGAAGGTTCTGAAGTGGAATTACTCATCCAATCAAGTTCTATTGTTTCACCTCCCATTTCCGATGTAGAAAGCAAACAACGTTTTCTCAAATCTCTAATTTCACGAATGCAGCAAAATCCAATTCCATTAAATGCACCTCATTTTACACTGGAGATGCTACATGAAGGCTGTTAA
- a CDS encoding DUF2085 domain-containing protein, translating into MQRAILSRDLQFKQVNWVSFFADFLLAGMVFGPPLAPFLAASGVFLLPDIADIIYFMGNHVCPQPTMGLELAPPFIMAVCMRCYGTVSGLLITRILYGLTNGKGVFWLSQYGLTGAAFASVLMMAYPMELAAQIFGLWDFNNYIVTPFGLITGLAWGLFAMPILHFRR; encoded by the coding sequence ATGCAACGGGCTATTTTATCTAGGGATTTACAGTTTAAACAAGTTAATTGGGTGAGTTTTTTTGCTGATTTCCTGTTAGCTGGGATGGTTTTTGGTCCCCCTCTTGCTCCTTTTTTGGCTGCGTCTGGCGTGTTTTTGCTTCCAGACATTGCGGACATTATTTACTTTATGGGTAATCATGTATGTCCGCAGCCTACTATGGGTTTGGAGTTAGCACCACCGTTTATTATGGCGGTTTGTATGCGCTGTTATGGTACGGTATCAGGTTTATTGATAACTCGAATTTTGTATGGTTTAACTAATGGAAAAGGTGTTTTTTGGCTAAGTCAATATGGTTTGACTGGCGCTGCTTTTGCTAGTGTGTTGATGATGGCTTATCCAATGGAGTTAGCAGCGCAGATTTTCGGTTTATGGGATTTTAATAATTATATTGTTACACCTTTTGGTTTGATTACTGGTTTGGCTTGGGGTTTATTTGCTATGCCAATTTTGCATTTTCGTAGATGA
- a CDS encoding Uma2 family endonuclease produces MSETLADIAIPPQFPDHTQLPESDGTFVKNFQEHPQSIIITDSIIQSLQKLHPDGQFCIGQDCGIYWRETEPPEKGSIAPDWFYVPDVAPRLDGKIRRSYVLWREYIPPLIAIELASGNGNEERDTTPLAGLQEGEKPGKFWVYERIIRIPYYAIYEVNNDQLEVYHLVDFSYQKMQPNERGHYPIPPLGVELGLWLGSYLNNPEQLWLRWWDLDGNLLLVGKEEAELQKLRDEKAELKAAQLAERLRAMGINPDDDL; encoded by the coding sequence ATGAGTGAAACCCTGGCTGATATTGCTATACCACCGCAGTTTCCTGATCATACTCAACTCCCAGAGTCTGATGGTACATTCGTGAAGAATTTTCAAGAACATCCCCAAAGTATTATCATCACAGATTCCATAATTCAAAGTTTACAAAAATTACATCCTGATGGACAATTTTGTATAGGTCAAGATTGTGGTATTTACTGGCGCGAAACTGAACCACCAGAAAAAGGTAGCATAGCACCAGATTGGTTTTATGTCCCTGATGTAGCACCTAGATTAGATGGTAAAATTCGTCGTTCTTATGTATTATGGCGGGAATATATTCCCCCATTAATTGCTATAGAATTAGCCAGTGGTAATGGTAATGAAGAAAGAGATACAACTCCTCTAGCTGGTTTACAGGAAGGTGAAAAACCAGGTAAATTCTGGGTATATGAACGCATTATCCGCATTCCCTATTATGCCATTTATGAAGTTAATAATGATCAATTAGAAGTTTATCATTTGGTAGATTTTTCTTACCAAAAAATGCAGCCTAACGAACGTGGACATTACCCAATTCCCCCTTTAGGTGTAGAATTAGGTTTATGGCTAGGAAGTTATTTAAATAATCCTGAACAACTTTGGCTACGGTGGTGGGATTTGGATGGTAATTTATTATTGGTAGGTAAAGAAGAAGCCGAATTACAAAAATTAAGGGATGAAAAAGCAGAACTTAAAGCTGCACAATTAGCCGAACGTTTACGGGCAATGGGTATAAATCCAGATGATGATTTATAA
- the argZ gene encoding bifunctional arginine dihydrolase/ornithine cyclodeaminase, protein MVSQIRFLMCAPDHYDVDYVINPWMEGNIHKSSRDRAVEQWNKLYHVIKDHAIVDLVPPQKGWPDMVFSANAGLVLGENVVLSRFLHKERQGEEPYFQQWFENNGYNVYTLPKDLPFEGAGDALLDREGRWLWAGYGFRSELDSHPYLAKWLDIEVISLRLMDERFYHLDTCFCPLANGYLLYYPGAFDSYSNRVIEMRVAPEKRIAIEEADAVNFACNAVNVDSIVIMNKTSESLKSRLAEVGFQVIETPLTEFLKAGGAAKCLTLRVTEPIGEEIRANASVESRVIRMEGHLLDAGLINRALDLIVEMGGSFQVLKFNLGEQRQSTSAAEVRVSAPSHEVMEEIISQLIDLGAVDLPQDERDTRLEPVIQAGVAPDDFYVSTIYPTEIRVNGEWLKVQNQRMDGAIAISTTANGIVAKCKLLRDLEIGDKVVVDVLGIRTVRKAESREQRNSQEFSFMSSGVSSERRVELVVEQVAWELRKIKDSGGKVVVTAGPVVIHTGGGEHLCRLVREGYVQGLLGGNAIAVHDMEQNLLGTSLGVDMKRGVAVRGGHRHHLKVINTIRRFGSIAKAVEAGVVKSGVMYECVKNNIPFSLAGSIRDDGPLPDTQMNLILAQQEYSQIIQGADMILMLSSMLHSIGVGNMTPAGVKMVCVDINPAVVTKLSDRGSIESVGVVTDVGLFLSLLTQQLDKLTSPYVAKVG, encoded by the coding sequence ATGGTTTCCCAAATTCGTTTTTTGATGTGCGCTCCTGACCATTATGATGTGGATTATGTGATTAATCCTTGGATGGAAGGGAATATTCATAAGTCCTCACGCGATCGCGCCGTAGAGCAATGGAATAAATTATACCATGTAATTAAAGATCATGCCATTGTTGATTTAGTGCCTCCCCAAAAAGGTTGGCCTGATATGGTATTCAGTGCCAATGCAGGTTTAGTCCTCGGTGAAAACGTCGTTCTTAGCCGTTTTTTACATAAAGAACGCCAAGGAGAAGAACCGTATTTTCAACAATGGTTTGAAAATAATGGATATAATGTATACACTCTTCCTAAAGACCTCCCCTTTGAAGGCGCTGGTGACGCACTCCTAGACCGGGAAGGGCGGTGGTTGTGGGCTGGATATGGTTTCCGGTCAGAATTAGATTCTCACCCCTACCTGGCTAAATGGCTGGACATTGAGGTGATTTCTCTGCGGTTGATGGATGAGCGTTTTTATCACCTGGATACCTGCTTTTGTCCTTTGGCAAATGGTTATTTGCTGTATTATCCTGGCGCGTTTGATTCCTACTCTAACCGCGTGATTGAAATGCGCGTCGCACCGGAAAAGCGAATTGCTATTGAAGAAGCTGATGCTGTTAACTTTGCTTGTAATGCGGTGAATGTTGATAGCATCGTGATTATGAACAAAACCAGTGAGAGTTTAAAATCACGGTTAGCGGAAGTTGGTTTCCAAGTTATTGAAACCCCGTTAACGGAATTTCTCAAAGCTGGTGGGGCGGCTAAATGCTTGACTTTGCGGGTGACAGAACCCATTGGCGAGGAAATTCGCGCTAACGCATCTGTAGAAAGTCGTGTCATTCGCATGGAAGGACACTTGCTAGACGCAGGTTTGATTAACCGCGCTTTAGATTTGATTGTGGAAATGGGGGGAAGTTTCCAAGTTCTCAAATTCAACTTGGGAGAACAACGTCAAAGTACATCTGCGGCTGAGGTGAGGGTATCTGCACCATCTCACGAAGTGATGGAAGAAATTATCTCTCAATTGATTGATTTGGGTGCAGTTGATTTACCCCAAGATGAACGCGATACTAGATTAGAACCTGTGATCCAAGCGGGTGTAGCTCCTGATGATTTCTATGTCAGCACGATTTATCCGACTGAAATTCGGGTAAATGGGGAATGGCTGAAGGTGCAAAATCAACGCATGGATGGAGCGATCGCTATTTCCACAACTGCTAATGGTATAGTAGCAAAATGCAAACTCCTCCGTGATTTAGAAATCGGCGATAAAGTTGTTGTGGATGTATTGGGTATCCGCACCGTCCGCAAAGCCGAATCACGCGAACAACGCAATTCTCAAGAATTCAGCTTCATGTCTTCCGGTGTTTCCAGCGAAAGACGGGTGGAATTAGTTGTGGAACAAGTAGCTTGGGAATTACGTAAAATTAAGGATAGCGGCGGTAAAGTAGTTGTCACGGCAGGTCCTGTGGTAATTCACACAGGTGGCGGTGAACATCTCTGTCGCTTGGTTCGGGAAGGCTATGTACAGGGTCTTTTAGGCGGAAATGCGATCGCTGTTCATGACATGGAACAAAACCTGCTGGGAACGTCCCTGGGTGTGGATATGAAGCGGGGTGTGGCTGTGCGGGGTGGACACAGACATCATTTAAAAGTAATTAATACTATCCGCCGTTTTGGTAGCATTGCTAAAGCTGTGGAAGCAGGAGTAGTGAAAAGTGGGGTGATGTATGAATGTGTGAAAAATAACATTCCCTTTTCCCTCGCTGGTTCAATTCGGGATGATGGTCCCTTACCCGATACCCAAATGAACTTGATTTTAGCACAACAGGAATATTCCCAAATCATCCAAGGTGCAGATATGATTTTGATGTTGTCTTCCATGCTGCATTCTATTGGGGTGGGAAATATGACTCCCGCAGGTGTGAAGATGGTTTGTGTGGATATCAACCCGGCTGTGGTGACAAAATTGAGCGATCGCGGTTCAATAGAATCTGTCGGTGTGGTGACAGATGTGGGTTTATTCCTCAGTCTGTTAACTCAGCAATTGGATAAGTTGACCAGTCCTTATGTTGCTAAGGTAGGTTAA
- a CDS encoding AAA family ATPase, translated as MKIKFSNLGGIQETELDLRSLTVIIGPNNSNKTYIAYSIYGLWQRAGRTLRIQGNEKLEIKHQEDDTWSLKIDNDLLDFFIRDIETTAKNFRRKTLESFFQDSSRKLFSKTSFEMIISRQEVEDAINQLIQQDPFPLTDGTSLKISRKEDVLIFTIQPDDEEITTNQRPNFTGGFRQFNDRPDLVFIFSVKQLLFYNTFPFPAERNAFINTYKILETKRYRILKQKQRESFINSTSEETFDLVKESIDIRYPQPVEDFLDFLSDINLQEEIEKGYSSDKNEFQKLADEIENQLQNKNKTILKFTHLGGTEIKVLVKTGLEIDLYNASSSIKQLAPLLLYLRYRASKGDFLVIDEPEMNLHPESQAKLLEALSILVNLGVRILLTTHSPYIMAHLDNLVNGNHENPEILKRQCSYLYLQDERAFLPIDQVSAYEMKDNKLVSLHDPDYGIRWDTLSDVSVDIQQKFFQIYEAGQEKADETEE; from the coding sequence ATGAAAATCAAATTCTCAAATTTAGGCGGTATTCAAGAAACAGAGTTAGATTTGCGTTCTCTAACAGTAATTATTGGACCTAATAACTCAAATAAAACCTATATTGCCTATTCAATTTATGGTTTGTGGCAGCGTGCCGGACGAACTCTACGTATCCAAGGTAATGAAAAATTAGAGATTAAGCATCAGGAAGATGATACTTGGTCGCTTAAAATAGATAATGACTTGCTTGATTTTTTTATCAGAGATATTGAAACGACAGCAAAAAATTTTAGAAGAAAAACTTTAGAATCATTTTTTCAGGATTCTAGTCGTAAGCTTTTTTCTAAAACATCATTTGAAATGATAATTTCTCGACAAGAAGTGGAAGATGCTATCAATCAATTAATTCAGCAAGATCCATTTCCTTTGACAGATGGAACCTCCCTGAAAATCAGTCGTAAAGAGGATGTATTGATTTTTACGATTCAACCTGATGATGAGGAAATAACTACAAATCAAAGACCGAATTTTACGGGGGGTTTTCGCCAATTTAATGATAGACCTGATCTAGTGTTTATCTTTAGTGTTAAGCAACTGCTTTTTTATAATACTTTTCCATTTCCTGCTGAACGAAATGCGTTTATAAATACCTATAAGATACTGGAAACCAAAAGATATAGAATTCTTAAACAAAAACAAAGAGAGTCATTCATCAACAGTACCTCTGAAGAGACATTTGACTTAGTTAAAGAGTCAATAGATATCCGTTATCCACAACCAGTAGAAGATTTTTTAGATTTTTTATCTGATATAAACCTTCAAGAAGAAATAGAAAAAGGATATTCAAGTGATAAGAATGAATTTCAAAAGTTAGCAGATGAAATTGAAAACCAACTACAAAATAAAAACAAAACTATCTTGAAGTTTACTCACTTGGGTGGGACAGAGATAAAAGTTTTAGTGAAAACAGGTTTAGAAATTGACCTATATAACGCTTCCTCTTCTATAAAACAACTTGCACCATTACTTTTATATCTAAGATATCGTGCAAGTAAAGGTGATTTCTTGGTAATAGATGAACCAGAGATGAACTTACACCCAGAATCACAAGCAAAGTTACTTGAAGCATTATCTATTCTTGTTAATCTTGGTGTGAGAATCTTACTCACAACCCATAGTCCATATATTATGGCACATCTAGATAATTTAGTTAATGGTAATCATGAAAATCCTGAAATATTAAAACGTCAATGTTCATATTTATATCTTCAAGATGAAAGAGCATTTTTACCTATTGATCAAGTTAGCGCGTATGAAATGAAAGATAACAAATTAGTTTCATTGCATGATCCAGATTATGGTATTAGATGGGATACTTTAAGTGATGTTTCTGTAGATATTCAACAAAAGTTTTTTCAAATTTATGAAGCAGGACAAGAAAAAGCAGATGAAACAGAAGAATAA
- a CDS encoding DUF3368 domain-containing protein: MIIVSDTTPLSELAKIGKLDLLQAVFGRVIIPQQVYEELTTGNHPAVLAVKLVSWLEVRSINNHELIKNLQLETDLDLGECSAIILAEELKADQLLIDEKAGRKVAIGRGLPIVGLVGVIILAKEQGLIDSVKNILDDLIIKGTRISPKIYNYALITAGEV, from the coding sequence ATGATTATTGTTTCCGATACAACCCCATTAAGTGAACTTGCTAAAATTGGTAAATTAGATTTACTTCAGGCTGTTTTTGGCAGAGTGATAATTCCTCAACAAGTCTATGAAGAATTAACCACAGGAAATCATCCTGCTGTTTTAGCTGTAAAATTAGTATCATGGCTGGAAGTTCGTTCTATAAATAATCACGAACTGATTAAAAATTTGCAATTAGAAACAGATTTAGATTTAGGAGAATGTTCTGCGATTATTTTGGCAGAAGAATTAAAAGCTGATCAACTTTTAATTGATGAAAAAGCTGGTAGAAAAGTTGCTATTGGTAGAGGTTTACCAATTGTTGGTTTAGTTGGAGTAATTATTTTAGCCAAAGAACAAGGATTAATTGATAGTGTCAAAAATATTTTGGATGATTTAATAATAAAAGGTACAAGGATCAGTCCTAAAATATATAATTATGCTCTAATTACAGCAGGAGAAGTTTAA
- a CDS encoding DUF4351 domain-containing protein: MQESVIYQDIFQKGERIGEQKGEQRGEIKFCLFLLSQRFGEIDSLIIERVKGLPVEQLENLGAALFNISEVADLVTWLNQQDHQN; encoded by the coding sequence ATGCAAGAATCAGTCATTTATCAGGATATTTTCCAAAAAGGCGAAAGAATAGGAGAACAAAAGGGAGAACAAAGAGGAGAAATTAAATTTTGTTTGTTTTTACTTAGTCAACGATTTGGGGAAATTGATTCTTTAATAATTGAAAGAGTCAAAGGTTTACCTGTAGAACAGTTAGAAAATTTAGGCGCTGCGTTGTTTAATATTTCTGAAGTTGCTGATTTAGTAACTTGGTTAAATCAACAAGATCATCAAAACTAA
- a CDS encoding DUF4351 domain-containing protein — MSFDNVCKLLAEKYPFDFAKCLLPQAPKTIKVLKTELSIEPIRADFVTFLQTENRILHIEFQTNPQSKPPIPFRELDYSVRLIRTYQVPVTQVVIFLQETNDPIVFTEEYVNETTRHRYRVIRMWEQEPELFLNNLALLPLAPLTQTNSPQGLLSQIANNVAKIADRETKQDIAAYTEILAGLRFEKDFIRQLLSEDIMQESVIYQDILQKGERIGEQRGELRGELKGELKFCLFLLNQRFGEIDSLIVEKVKGLPVEQLENLGAALFNISEVADLVTWLNQQDHQN, encoded by the coding sequence ATGAGTTTTGACAACGTTTGTAAACTACTAGCAGAAAAATATCCCTTTGATTTTGCTAAATGCTTGCTTCCCCAAGCACCAAAAACCATCAAAGTCTTAAAAACCGAATTGAGTATAGAACCAATTCGCGCTGATTTTGTCACCTTCTTACAAACAGAAAATCGGATTTTACATATTGAATTTCAAACCAACCCACAATCTAAACCTCCAATTCCTTTTAGAGAGTTAGACTATTCGGTGAGATTAATCCGTACATATCAAGTTCCTGTAACCCAAGTAGTGATTTTCCTGCAAGAAACAAATGATCCAATTGTTTTCACTGAAGAATATGTTAACGAAACAACCAGACACCGTTACCGTGTCATCAGAATGTGGGAACAAGAACCAGAATTATTTCTCAATAATCTGGCATTATTGCCATTAGCACCATTAACACAGACAAATTCACCCCAAGGTTTATTATCCCAGATTGCCAATAATGTTGCTAAAATTGCAGATAGGGAGACTAAACAGGATATTGCAGCTTACACAGAGATTTTAGCAGGTTTGCGATTTGAGAAAGACTTTATTCGTCAATTGTTAAGTGAGGATATTATGCAAGAGTCAGTCATTTATCAGGATATTTTGCAGAAGGGAGAAAGAATTGGAGAACAAAGAGGAGAACTGAGAGGAGAACTGAAAGGAGAACTGAAATTTTGCTTATTTTTACTTAATCAACGGTTTGGAGAAATTGACTCTTTAATAGTTGAAAAAGTCAAAGGTTTACCTGTTGAACAGTTAGAAAATTTAGGTGCTGCGTTGTTTAATATTTCTGAAGTTGCTGATTTGGTAACTTGGTTAAATCAACAAGATCATCAGAACTAA
- a CDS encoding DUF4351 domain-containing protein — translation MQESVIYQDILQKGERIGEQRGEVKFCLRLLNQRFGEIDSLIVEKVKGLPVEQLENLGAALFNISEVADLVTWLNQQDHQN, via the coding sequence ATGCAAGAGTCAGTCATTTATCAGGATATTTTGCAGAAGGGAGAAAGAATTGGAGAACAAAGAGGAGAAGTTAAATTTTGTCTACGTTTACTTAATCAACGGTTTGGAGAAATTGACTCTTTAATAGTTGAAAAAGTCAAAGGTTTACCTGTTGAACAGTTAGAAAATTTAGGTGCTGCGTTGTTTAATATTTCTGAAGTTGCTGATTTGGTAACTTGGTTAAATCAACAAGATCATCAAAACTAA
- a CDS encoding bifunctional serine/threonine-protein kinase/formylglycine-generating enzyme family protein: MICCLNPDCSQPINPDHHKFCQSCRTPLVPLLISRFRVLRVLSNEGGFGRTYLAEDSQKLNEPCVIKQLAPKQSGTYALKKATELFIEEAKRLQDLGEHPQIPTLFAYFEDNGFLYLVQQFIKGENLLDELAQKGKYHENQIRELLLDLLPSLKFIHERQVIHRDIKPQNIMRRASDGKLVLIDFGASKQLTTTVHTQIGTQIGSYGYSPLEQIQGGEAYPASDLFALGATCFHLLTGVNPFNLWTINGFSWVNNWRENSPVSVSQDLGKVLDKLLKIEIQKRYQSADQVIKDIQIPPTIYVPPGGNQISQNQISQNQISGNSPTTINRRGFIYGGLCLGGVTVAFIGQSLFSGKKTFSFEVVSTNATGNIINRRNESAKYFTEDLGNGVTLEMVEIPGGTFIMGSLENEAGRYSNEGPRHQVTVPAFFMGKYELTQAQYQAIMGSNPSRFQGNNRPVEQVSWNDAVTFCEKLSQKTQKYYRLPSEAEWEYGCRAGTTTPFYFGESITPELVNYNGNYTYASAPKGQYRQQTTDVGSFPPNAFGLYDMHGNVWEWCLDDYIDNYNATPKDGSALTGRSSKKLLRGASWSFNPEDCRSAVRYNVNRAFRNDIIGFRVVCFSAART; encoded by the coding sequence ATGATTTGCTGCTTAAACCCGGATTGTTCCCAGCCTATCAACCCTGATCATCACAAGTTCTGTCAATCTTGCAGAACCCCGTTAGTACCATTATTAATCAGTCGCTTTCGAGTATTGCGGGTGCTTTCTAATGAAGGTGGTTTTGGGAGAACCTATTTAGCGGAAGATAGCCAAAAGTTAAATGAACCGTGTGTAATCAAGCAACTTGCACCTAAACAGTCAGGAACTTACGCTTTAAAAAAAGCCACAGAGTTATTTATTGAAGAAGCTAAACGCTTACAAGATTTAGGAGAACACCCGCAAATACCAACACTGTTTGCTTATTTTGAAGATAATGGTTTTCTCTATTTAGTACAACAGTTTATTAAAGGGGAGAATTTATTAGATGAATTAGCACAAAAGGGTAAATATCACGAAAATCAAATTAGAGAATTATTACTAGATTTATTACCATCTTTAAAGTTTATTCATGAGCGCCAGGTTATTCATCGGGATATTAAACCACAGAATATCATGCGCCGAGCCAGTGATGGTAAATTGGTATTAATTGATTTTGGGGCTTCTAAACAATTAACTACCACAGTTCACACCCAAATAGGAACACAAATTGGTTCTTATGGATATAGTCCACTGGAACAAATACAAGGTGGTGAAGCTTATCCAGCCAGTGATTTATTCGCTTTAGGTGCAACTTGTTTTCATTTATTAACAGGGGTTAATCCTTTTAATTTATGGACAATCAATGGTTTTAGTTGGGTGAATAATTGGCGAGAAAATTCACCCGTTTCTGTTAGTCAGGATTTGGGGAAAGTTTTAGATAAGTTGTTGAAAATTGAGATTCAAAAACGGTATCAATCTGCGGATCAAGTCATCAAAGATATACAAATTCCTCCTACTATTTATGTACCTCCAGGGGGAAATCAAATTTCTCAAAATCAAATTTCTCAAAATCAAATTTCGGGAAATTCTCCAACTACAATCAATCGTCGCGGTTTTATCTATGGAGGATTATGTTTAGGTGGTGTAACTGTTGCATTTATAGGACAAAGTTTATTTTCTGGGAAGAAAACTTTTAGTTTTGAAGTGGTCAGCACTAACGCAACCGGAAACATCATTAACCGACGGAATGAAAGTGCAAAATATTTCACAGAAGATTTAGGAAATGGTGTAACATTGGAAATGGTGGAAATCCCAGGGGGAACATTTATCATGGGTTCACTGGAAAACGAAGCAGGAAGGTATTCAAACGAAGGTCCCCGACATCAAGTTACTGTTCCTGCTTTCTTCATGGGAAAATATGAATTGACACAGGCACAATATCAAGCTATCATGGGTAGTAACCCTTCTCGATTCCAAGGCAATAATCGCCCAGTAGAACAAGTCAGTTGGAATGATGCAGTTACATTCTGTGAAAAGTTAAGTCAAAAAACACAGAAATACTACAGATTACCTAGTGAAGCTGAATGGGAGTATGGTTGTAGAGCCGGAACTACCACACCGTTTTATTTTGGTGAAAGTATTACCCCAGAATTGGTAAACTATAATGGTAATTACACCTATGCTTCTGCACCAAAAGGCCAGTATCGTCAACAAACCACAGATGTAGGTTCTTTTCCTCCTAACGCTTTTGGTTTGTACGATATGCACGGTAATGTATGGGAGTGGTGTTTGGATGATTATATAGATAATTATAATGCTACGCCTAAAGATGGTAGTGCTTTGACAGGACGAAGCAGTAAGAAATTGCTGCGCGGTGCTTCGTGGAGCTTCAATCCTGAAGACTGCCGTTCTGCCGTCCGCTACAACGTCAACCGCGCTTTCAGGAACGACATTATCGGTTTTCGCGTTGTCTGTTTTAGTGCGGCGAGGACTTAG